CTCGAAGCCTACCCCAAAGCCATCGGCAAATTGACCGTGGCGCAAGTCAAAGACGCTTGGAAGCGCCGCGTCAAACCTGAAGATTTGCACATTGTCGTCGTCGGTGCCGAATAATCCCTCCGCCCATCCTTGTCCGACGGATACGGTCTGTCGGGCAGGGCTTGAGGGGAACGGCGGCTCCATTCCGCCGCACAGCAAAAAGGTCGTCTGAAAGCGCAGCTTCAACAATATCCCAACAGACATTGCGAAGCTGCGCCCGACAGTTTTCAGACGACCCTTCCGACCATTCGTACCCCGTAAACGCCCTTCGGAAGAATTCTCCCCGCCCGCCCGCAAAAACCGTCAAAATCCCTTATAATTCCGAACCTAAACGAATCCCGTCCTGCCGGCAACGCCGTCGGGACTTGTCTTAACAACGAAAGAAACACTGTGGACAAACTCAAAATCACCGCCAACGGCCCGCTCAACGGCGAAATCACCGTATCCGGCGCGAAAAACGCCGCCCTGCCGCTGATGTGCGCCGGACTCTTGACCTCCGGCACCCTGCGCCTGAAAAACGTACCCATGCTCGCCGACGTCAAAACCACCCAAAAACTGCTGCAAGGCATGGGCGCGCGCGTTTTGACCGACAACATTCACGAATTCGAAATCAACGGCGGCACCGTCAACAACACCTGCGCCCCCTACGAACTGGTGAAAACCATGCGCGCCTCCATCCTCGTGCTCGGCCCGACGCTGGCGCGTTTCGGCGAAGCCCAAGTCAGCCTGCCCGGCGGCTGCGCCATCGGTTCGCGCCCCGTCGACCAGCACCTCAAAGGCCTCGAAACCATGGGTGCGGAAATCACCATCGAACACGGCTACGTCAAAGCCAAAGGCCGTCTGAAAGGCACGCGCGTTGTCATGGACGTCGTTACCGTCGGCGGTACGGAAAACCTGCTGATGGCGGCAACCCTCGCCGAAGGCACGACCATCCTCGAAAACTGCGCCATCGAACCCGAAGTCGTCGATTTGGCGGAATGCCTCGTCAAAATGGGCGCGAAAATCAGCGGCATCGGCACATCAACCATGACCGTCGAAGGCGTAAAAGAGCTGCACGGCTGCGAACACAGCGTCGTGCCCGACCGCATCGAAGCCGGTACCTTCCTCTGCGCCGTCGCCATGACCGGCGGCAAAGTCGTCCTGCGCAACGCCGCCCCCAAAACCATGGAAGCCGTATTGGACAAACTCGTCGAAGCGGGCGCGATCATCGAAGCGGGCGACGACTGGATTTCCATCGACATGCAGCAGCGTCCCAAAGCCGTGGACATCCGCACCGTCGTCCACCCCGGCTTCCCGACCGACATGCAGGCGCAGTTTATGGCGATGAACGCCGTTGCCGAAGGCGACAGCCGCGTCGTCGAAACCATCTTTGAAAACCGCTTCATGCACGTTCCCGAACTCAACCGCATGGGCGCGAACATCACCACCGAAGGCAACACCGCCTTCGTCAAAGGCGTGGAAAAACTCTCCGGCGCCGTCGTGATGGCGACCGACCTGCGCGCCTCCGCCAGCCTCGTTATGGCAGGCTTGGTCGCCGGTGGCGAAACCATCGTCGAACGCATCTACCACCTCGACCGCGGCTACGAACACATCGAGAAAAAACTCGGCAAAGTCGGCGCGAAAATCGAGCGTGTACGCGGTTAAGAGCCTTGTGTGAAAAAGGTCGTCTGAAACGCCCCATCCCGATTTCAGACGACCCCGAGCCTCCATTTCAGACCCAAACCGACCACCATGAGGGGATCATCATGAACTTCAACAACCTGCTCAATCAAATCTTGGGAACCGTTCAAAAAAGCGGCAAATCCGTTTCCGACAGCCCGCTCAATTCTTTTGGCGGCGGCGCTTTAGTCGGCGGACTGGCGTCCATGCTGATGAAGAAAAAAACCGCCAAATCGCTGGTCAAAGTCGGCTCCGTGGCGGCTTTGGGTTATCTGGCGTATCAGGGTTATCAAAACTGGCAGAAAAACAAGCAGCAGGAAGCCGTGCCGCAAGGCGCGTTCGAGCCTGCCGGACTGCTCGCCGAAACACACAGCCGCGTGATTTTGCGCACCATGATTGCCGCCGCGGCTTCGGACGGTCTGATTGACGACGCGGAAAAACAAGTCATCGCCCGTGAAAGCGGCGACGACCCCGAAACCGCCGCATGGCTTGCCGCCGAATACGCCAATCCGGCAACGGTAGAAGAACTCGCCGCCGCCGTCGGCAACGATCAGGCATTGGCAGCGGAAACCTATCTGGCGGCACGATTGGTCTGCGCAGACTTGTCACGCAAAGAAATCGTCTTCCTCAGCCGCCTGTCGCAAGCCTTGGGACTGGACGACAATCTGGTGGAAAGCTTGGAAAAACAGCTGGAATTGGCATAACGCTTTGTATAGTGGATTAACCTTTGCCTGAACACCCGATTCAATGCCAAGGGGTCGTCTGAAAAGTTTCAGACGACCCCTTTTCAACATAACGGGCAGGCTTGTCTTTTCCTCCACCCGATCGCAAAAGAACGAGAAAGGGCAGCTTTCGGCTACGCAGCATACAGTCCGCAAACCATGCTTTCCCGACAGACCGAAAGAAAACCGTTTACCCGATACGGCTGCGCCCGTTTTGAAATCGCCCTTTTTCCCGAAACCCGACCCAATCAAAAAAGGTCGTCTGAAACTTTTCAGACGACCTTTGCTTTGACTTCCGACAGCTTGGGGATTAAAACAGCCCGAGCTTATTTTTTAATCGCGGTACGCATATTGTCGGCGATGTGGGTCGCGCCTGCGGTCAGACCGGACATACCGATCAACGATGCGGCGGCGAGTTTGATCAATTCTTTCATTTTGAGTCTCTTTCTTGTGTTTGTGTTGCGGATGTTATAGTGGATTAACTTTCAACCAGTACGGCGTTGTCTCGCCTTGTCCTGATTTAAATTTAATCCAATATATCGTCGGGTCGGCTGATTATTTGCCGGCTTCGGCGATGTTTTTGGCGGCGGTCGTCGCGCTGGCGGTCAGACCGGACATGCCAATCAGGGAGGCGGCTGCCAATTTAATTAAGTTTTTCATGGTCATCTCTCTTTCTTTTGTTCCCGCCGCCGAACTGGGCGGTCTGCGGTTCGCGCTTGTGTCGGCATCTGATGCCGGAATCGGTTGAAAGCCAAAAGCCGCTCCGCCGCGGGGGGGAAGGTTGTTTGTGGGGGTTTGGGAAGCGTTTAAAATATTTCGTTTGTTTTCAAATTATTTTTTTGCAGCGGTTTCGATATTGCGGGCAACCATAGAGGCTGAAGCGGTAACACCGGCCATACCGATTAAAGAGGCTGCGGCCAAGGTCAATAAATTTTTCATTTCGGGCAATCCTTTTACATATTAATCAAATGTTATTTAACAACATTTGTATTCGTTGCCGACATGTCTGCCATATCGACAGATGTCATGATACCGCCTTAATTGATAAATTATACAGTTTTTTTGTAAAGAAAATAGCGGTATAAATGCTATAATGTAATTATTTTGATAAATTATTTTTAGTTTTGAAAATGACACCGATGTCTTGCAGAATGACACCGATGTCTTAGTTACAAGCCGATTACAAATTGTTTATTTTAGAATAGATGCTCTCGGATTTTTTGTTGCCAAATTACATCATTTTAGAAAATTTTAAAATTTTCCTTTTATTTTTCAATTAGATAAAAAACAACACTTTTCCGCTTGGATTTTGGGTTTTTAGCCTCAGACTATAATCGCCATTGCCATTTTTTAAATGATCTATCCATTTTTGGCAAAAACAGGTCGTCTGAAACCAAAATCCCTGCCCGACAAACCGGAATCCGCTGTTTTCTTGTGAAATCGCTCATTAAATAAATCTCTCATCTGACGTTGCGGCATTGTTCCGCTTTGCCCAAAATGGGCGGTTTTTCCAAGCTGTCGGCGGTAAAAGCTCTGTTTGGACGTAACGAAACGTGCAAAACTTGTTTTCAGGTTTTCAGACGACCTGTTTGTATTTATGGGTTGGATGGGTCGTCTGAAAAGGCTTTCTGTTTCGTCGATGCCGTTCATGCCTCAATCAAATTGATTCAGATTGATTCAGTTCGACTGCTGCGCCCTGCGTTCTGAAATCCGCTGCTCGACATCGTTTATCAGCCATTCCGCCCTATCCTATGCAAGCGCGCAGCGAGCTTGCCCTGCAAACATGCTATATTGCCGTTTTTGCTTTTTCCGTTTTCAGACGACCTATGAATGTCCCGCTCCTCCTAACCGCCGCGCTCGCCTTTTTGTCCGGCGCGCTCATCACTTGGCTGCTCGCCCGCAACAAGGCGCAGACGCAGCAGTTTGCCCTGATGCAATCGCTTGCCGAGTGCCGCCAGCATCTTGAATTTGCCGAACAAAATCAGGCGCAAACCGCATCCGAGCTTGCCGACGCGCGCTATCATGTCCAAGATTTGCAGGGCGAGTTGCAGGAATTGGGCAACCGCTTTGCCGCCGCCGAACGCCAAATCGGCTATCTTCAAGAGCGCGAACAGGAAGCAGGTCGTCTGAAACAAGATTACGCCGAGCTTCAGGAAAACGCGCACAACCTGCACGTCCGCAACGAACGCCTCCACATCCAACTCGAACAGGAACGCCTTGCCGCCGACGAAAAGCTCAAGCTCCTTGCCGAAGCCCGACAAAGCTTGGGCGACCAGTTCCAAAACCTCGCCAACACCATTTTGGAAGAGAAAAGCCGCCGCTTCACCGAGCAAAACCGCGACCACCTCAGCCAACTGCTGACCCCGCTCAACGAACGCATCCACGGCTTCAGCGAGCTGGTTCAGCAAACCTACGAAAAAGAAGCGCGCGAACGGCTGACCCTCGAAAACGAACTCAAACGCCTGCAAACCCTCAACACCCAACTGCACAGCGACGCCAAAGCCCTCACCGACGCGCTCACCGGCACGCAAAACAAAACCCAAGGCAACTGGGGCGAGATGATTTTGGAAAGCGTTTTGGAACATTCCGGCCTGCAAAAAGGACGCGAATACACCGTCCAAGCCGCCGCCGTCCGCCAAGAAGAAGACGGCGCGCGCCGCCTCCAGCCCGATGTCCTCGTCAACCTGCCCGAAGGCAAGCAAATCGTCATCGACTCCAAAGTCTCGCTGACCGCCTACGTCCGCTACACCCAAGCCGCCGACGCCGCAACCGCCGAGCGCGAACTCGCCGCCCACGTCGCCAGCATCCGCGCCCACATCCGCAGCCTGTCGCAAAAAGACTATACCGACCTCGAAGGCGTGCGCACGCTGGACTTCGTGTTTATGTTCATCCCCGTCGAACCCGCCTACCTGCTCGCCCTGCAACACGATGCCGTCCTGTTCCAAGAATGTTTCGACAAACGCATCATGCCGGTCGGCCCGAGTACGCTGCTCGCCACCCTGCGCACCGTCGCCCACATCTGGCGCAACGAACAGCAAAACCAAAACGCCCTCGCCATCGCGGCAGAAGGCGGCAGGCTTTACGACAAATTCACCGGCTTCGTCCAAACGCTCGAAAGCGTCGGCAAGAACATCGACCAAGCGCAAAGCCAGTTCCAACAAGCCTACAAACAGCTCTCGCAAGGACGCGGCAACCTCGTCAGCCGCGCCGAAAAACTGCGCGCGCTGGGCGTCAAAACCACCAAACGCCTGCAACGCGATTTGGTGGAAACCGCCCAAGAATCCGCCTTGCAGGATAAAGGTTTGTCGGAAGGGGAAGAAGATTGACGGTTTCTTCGTCGTCGGGTTTCAGACGACGGACCAAAGACAAAAAGGGCGCATGATGCGTCCTTTTATAGTGGATTAACTTTAAACCAGGACAAGGCGACAAAGCCGCAGACAGTACAGATAGTACGGAACCGATTCACTTGGTGCTTCAGCACCTTAGAGAATCGTTCTCTTTGAGCTAAGGCGAGGCAACGCCGTACTGGTTTAAAGTTAATCTACTGTATCGTTTCAAACCTTATTCGCCAGCAATCCGCGTTTCTAGCTGTCGGAGGAAAGAACAAGTATCACGGCGGTAAAAAGGTCGTCTGAAAAACGGCGGGTCAGGTATGAATTGCTTACCACGCCGTTTTCAGACGACCTTTCGTGCTATCGCGCCTTTATTTCACTTTGCCCTTCAACGCGCCGTAGCCTGCCGCGTCCATTTGTTCCAGCGGGATGAATTTCAGGCTCGCGCCATTGATGCAGTAGCGCAGGCCGCCTTTGTCTTTGGGGCCGTCGGGGAAGACGTGTCCCAAGTGCGAATCGGCGGCGTGGCTGCGCACTTCGGTGCGGCGCATGTTGTAGCTGAAATCGTCGTGTTCGGTAACGGCGGCGGCGTTAATCGGGCGGGTGAAGCTCGGCCAGCCGCAGCCGGAATCGAATTTGTCGGCGGAAGAAAACAAGGGTTCGCCGCTGACGACGTCCACGTAAATGCCGGGTTTGAACAGATGGTCGTATTCGTGGCTGAAGGCGTATTCGGTCGCGCTTTTTTGGGTAACTTGGTATTGCTCTTCGGTCAGGATGCGTTTGAGTTCGGCATCACTGGGCTTTTTATACGTTGCCGCGTCGAAGCCTTTGCCTTGCGGGGCGGCTTTGGTTTTGCCCGGCAGCGGTTCGTCGGCTTTGCGGATGTCGATGTGGCAGTAGCCGTTGGGGTTTTTAATCAGGTAGTCCTGATGGTATTCCTCGGCATCGTAGAAGTTTTTCAGCGGCTCGTTTTCGACGACGAGGGGCTGTTTGTATTTTTGCTGCTCACGTTTGAGGGCGGCGGCGATGACGGCTTTTTCGGCGGGATCGGTGTAGTACACGCCGCTGCGGTATTGCGTGCCGGTGTCGTTGCCTTGTTTGTTGAGGCTGGTCGGATCAACGACGCGGAAATAGTATTGCAGGATGTCGTCGAGGCTGAGTTTGTCGGCATCGTAGGTCACTTTGACGGTCTCGGCATGGCCCGTATCGCGGTAGGACACGTCTTCGTAGCTCGGATTTTTCGTTTTGCCGTTGGCGTAGCCGGATACTGCGTCAACCACACCGTCTATGCGTTGGAAATAGGCTTCCAAGCCCCAGAAGCAGCCGCCGGCGAGGTAGATGGTGCGCGTATTCATGATTTTTGAATCCTTTTTCTGTGTGTCGGGTTTGTAGAACGCGTTTTTCAGACGACCTAAATCGGCATTCGGGTCGCGGATTAACGCCAATGCCTGCGCTTCGTTGATGCTGCCTTTGACGATGCGCTGTACGTCGCCGTCTTTACCGATTAACGCCCACGAGGGATAAACACTGATATTCAGGCTTTGGGCGATGGTGCCGCCGTTGTCGG
The DNA window shown above is from Neisseria sicca and carries:
- the rmuC gene encoding DNA recombination protein RmuC; translated protein: MNVPLLLTAALAFLSGALITWLLARNKAQTQQFALMQSLAECRQHLEFAEQNQAQTASELADARYHVQDLQGELQELGNRFAAAERQIGYLQEREQEAGRLKQDYAELQENAHNLHVRNERLHIQLEQERLAADEKLKLLAEARQSLGDQFQNLANTILEEKSRRFTEQNRDHLSQLLTPLNERIHGFSELVQQTYEKEARERLTLENELKRLQTLNTQLHSDAKALTDALTGTQNKTQGNWGEMILESVLEHSGLQKGREYTVQAAAVRQEEDGARRLQPDVLVNLPEGKQIVIDSKVSLTAYVRYTQAADAATAERELAAHVASIRAHIRSLSQKDYTDLEGVRTLDFVFMFIPVEPAYLLALQHDAVLFQECFDKRIMPVGPSTLLATLRTVAHIWRNEQQNQNALAIAAEGGRLYDKFTGFVQTLESVGKNIDQAQSQFQQAYKQLSQGRGNLVSRAEKLRALGVKTTKRLQRDLVETAQESALQDKGLSEGEED
- the murA gene encoding UDP-N-acetylglucosamine 1-carboxyvinyltransferase, translating into MDKLKITANGPLNGEITVSGAKNAALPLMCAGLLTSGTLRLKNVPMLADVKTTQKLLQGMGARVLTDNIHEFEINGGTVNNTCAPYELVKTMRASILVLGPTLARFGEAQVSLPGGCAIGSRPVDQHLKGLETMGAEITIEHGYVKAKGRLKGTRVVMDVVTVGGTENLLMAATLAEGTTILENCAIEPEVVDLAECLVKMGAKISGIGTSTMTVEGVKELHGCEHSVVPDRIEAGTFLCAVAMTGGKVVLRNAAPKTMEAVLDKLVEAGAIIEAGDDWISIDMQQRPKAVDIRTVVHPGFPTDMQAQFMAMNAVAEGDSRVVETIFENRFMHVPELNRMGANITTEGNTAFVKGVEKLSGAVVMATDLRASASLVMAGLVAGGETIVERIYHLDRGYEHIEKKLGKVGAKIERVRG
- a CDS encoding tellurite resistance TerB family protein yields the protein MNFNNLLNQILGTVQKSGKSVSDSPLNSFGGGALVGGLASMLMKKKTAKSLVKVGSVAALGYLAYQGYQNWQKNKQQEAVPQGAFEPAGLLAETHSRVILRTMIAAAASDGLIDDAEKQVIARESGDDPETAAWLAAEYANPATVEELAAAVGNDQALAAETYLAARLVCADLSRKEIVFLSRLSQALGLDDNLVESLEKQLELA
- the msrAB gene encoding bifunctional peptide-methionine (S)-S-oxide reductase MsrA/peptide-methionine (R)-S-oxide reductase MsrB; this encodes MKPRTFFSLCAKFGCLFALGACSPKIADAEAATVPHTLSTLKTADNRPASVYLKKDKPTLIKFWASWCPLCLSELGQTEKWAQDKRFSSANLITVASPGFLHEKKDGDFQKWYAGLNYPKLPVVTDNGGTIAQSLNISVYPSWALIGKDGDVQRIVKGSINEAQALALIRDPNADLGRLKNAFYKPDTQKKDSKIMNTRTIYLAGGCFWGLEAYFQRIDGVVDAVSGYANGKTKNPSYEDVSYRDTGHAETVKVTYDADKLSLDDILQYYFRVVDPTSLNKQGNDTGTQYRSGVYYTDPAEKAVIAAALKREQQKYKQPLVVENEPLKNFYDAEEYHQDYLIKNPNGYCHIDIRKADEPLPGKTKAAPQGKGFDAATYKKPSDAELKRILTEEQYQVTQKSATEYAFSHEYDHLFKPGIYVDVVSGEPLFSSADKFDSGCGWPSFTRPINAAAVTEHDDFSYNMRRTEVRSHAADSHLGHVFPDGPKDKGGLRYCINGASLKFIPLEQMDAAGYGALKGKVK